In Haemophilus parainfluenzae, one genomic interval encodes:
- the tuf gene encoding elongation factor Tu: MSKEKFERTKPHVNVGTIGHVDHGKTTLTAAITTVLAKHYGGAARAFDQIDNAPEEKARGITINTSHVEYDTPTRHYAHVDCPGHADYVKNMITGAAQMDGAILVVAATDGPMPQTREHILLGRQVGVPYIIVFLNKCDMVDDEELLELVEMEVRELLSQYDFPGDDTPIVRGSALQALNGVAEWEEKILELANHLDTYIPEPERAIDQPFLLPIEDVFSISGRGTVVTGRVERGIIRTGDEVEIVGIKPTTKTTVTGVEMFRKLLDEGRAGENIGALLRGTKREEIERGQVLAKPGSITPHTDFESEVYVLSKDEGGRHTPFFKGYRPQFYFRTTDVTGTIELPEGVEMVMPGDNIKMTVSLIHPIAMDQGLRFAIREGGRTVGAGVVAKIIK, from the coding sequence ATGTCTAAAGAAAAATTTGAACGTACAAAACCGCACGTAAACGTGGGTACAATCGGCCACGTTGACCACGGTAAAACAACTTTAACAGCAGCAATCACAACCGTATTAGCAAAACACTACGGTGGTGCAGCTCGTGCATTCGACCAAATCGATAACGCGCCAGAAGAAAAAGCGCGTGGTATCACCATCAACACCTCACACGTTGAATACGATACTCCAACTCGTCACTACGCACACGTTGACTGCCCAGGACACGCGGACTATGTTAAAAACATGATTACCGGTGCGGCGCAAATGGACGGTGCTATTTTAGTAGTAGCAGCGACAGATGGTCCTATGCCACAAACTCGTGAGCACATCTTATTAGGTCGCCAAGTAGGTGTACCTTACATCATCGTATTCTTAAACAAATGCGACATGGTAGATGACGAAGAGTTATTAGAATTAGTAGAAATGGAAGTTCGTGAACTTCTTTCTCAATATGACTTCCCGGGTGACGATACTCCAATCGTACGTGGTTCTGCATTACAAGCATTAAACGGCGTTGCAGAATGGGAAGAAAAAATCCTTGAGTTAGCAAACCACTTAGATACTTACATTCCTGAGCCAGAGCGTGCAATTGACCAACCGTTCCTTCTTCCAATCGAAGACGTGTTCTCAATTTCAGGTCGTGGTACAGTAGTAACAGGTCGTGTTGAGCGTGGTATCATCCGTACTGGTGATGAAGTTGAAATCGTTGGTATCAAACCAACTACAAAAACAACAGTAACTGGTGTTGAAATGTTCCGTAAATTACTTGACGAAGGTCGTGCAGGTGAAAACATCGGTGCATTATTACGTGGTACCAAACGTGAAGAAATCGAACGTGGTCAAGTATTAGCGAAACCAGGTTCAATCACTCCACACACTGATTTCGAATCAGAAGTTTACGTATTATCAAAAGATGAAGGTGGTCGTCACACTCCATTCTTCAAAGGTTACCGTCCACAGTTCTATTTCCGTACAACTGACGTAACTGGTACAATCGAGTTACCAGAAGGCGTGGAAATGGTAATGCCTGGTGATAACATCAAAATGACAGTAAGCTTAATCCACCCAATCGCGATGGACCAAGGTTTACGTTTCGCAATCCGTGAAGGTGGCCGTACAGTAGGTGCTGGTGTTGTTGCGAAAATCATCAAATAA
- the fusA gene encoding elongation factor G yields the protein MARTTPIERYRNIGISAHIDAGKTTTTERILFYTGVSHKIGEVHDGAATMDWMEQEQERGITITSAATTAFWSGMSQQFPQHRINVIDTPGHVDFTVEVERSMRVLDGAVMVYCAVGGVQPQSETVWRQANKYQVPRIAFVNKMDRTGANFLRVVDQLKTRLGANAVPLQLPIGAEENFTGVVDLIKMKAINWNEADQGMTFTYEDIPAEMQAACEEWRQNLVDAAAEATEELMEKYLGGEELSEEEIKAGLRQRVLANEIILVTCGSAFKNKGVQAMLDAVVEYLPAPTDIPAIKGINPDETEGERHASDDEPFSSLAFKIATDPFVGNLTFFRVYSGVINSGDTVLNSVRQKRERFGRIVQMHANKREEIKEVRAGDIAAAIGLKDVTTGDTLCAIDAPIILERMEFPEPVISVAVEPKTKADQEKMGLALGRLAQEDPSFRVHTDEESGETIISGMGELHLDIIVDRMKREFKVEANIGKPQVSYRETIRTRVNDVEGKHAKQSGGRGQYGHVVIDLYPLDPEGPGYEFVNEIKGGVIPGEYIPAVDKGIQEQLKSGPLAGYPVVDLGVRLHFGSYHDVDSSELAFKLAASLAFKAAFAKANPVLLEPIMKVEVETPPEYVGDVIGDLSRRRAMVNGQEANEFVVKIDAEVPLSEMFGYATDLRSQTQGRASYSMEPLKYAEAPTSVAAAVIEARKK from the coding sequence ATGGCTCGTACAACCCCTATTGAAAGATATCGTAATATCGGTATTAGTGCGCACATTGATGCTGGTAAAACTACTACCACTGAACGTATCTTATTCTACACCGGTGTAAGTCACAAAATTGGTGAAGTACACGATGGTGCAGCAACAATGGACTGGATGGAACAGGAACAAGAGCGTGGTATTACCATTACCTCTGCGGCAACTACCGCATTCTGGTCTGGTATGTCACAACAGTTCCCACAACACCGTATCAACGTTATCGATACCCCGGGACACGTAGACTTTACTGTTGAAGTAGAACGTTCTATGCGTGTTCTTGATGGTGCGGTAATGGTTTACTGTGCGGTTGGTGGTGTTCAACCTCAGTCTGAAACTGTATGGCGTCAAGCTAACAAATATCAAGTTCCACGTATTGCGTTCGTAAACAAAATGGACCGTACTGGTGCTAACTTCTTACGTGTTGTTGATCAACTTAAAACTCGTTTAGGTGCGAACGCTGTTCCTCTTCAACTTCCAATCGGTGCAGAAGAAAACTTCACTGGTGTTGTTGACTTGATCAAAATGAAAGCGATCAACTGGAATGAAGCAGACCAAGGTATGACCTTCACTTATGAAGATATTCCAGCAGAAATGCAAGCAGCGTGTGAAGAATGGCGTCAAAACCTTGTTGATGCAGCAGCTGAAGCAACTGAAGAATTAATGGAAAAATACCTTGGTGGTGAAGAGTTAAGCGAAGAAGAAATTAAAGCAGGTCTTCGTCAACGCGTATTAGCAAACGAAATCATCTTGGTAACTTGTGGTTCTGCATTCAAAAACAAAGGTGTTCAAGCAATGCTTGATGCAGTTGTTGAATACTTACCAGCACCAACTGATATTCCAGCAATCAAAGGTATCAACCCAGATGAAACTGAAGGTGAACGTCACGCAAGCGATGATGAGCCGTTCTCTTCATTAGCATTCAAAATTGCAACTGACCCATTCGTAGGTAACTTAACTTTCTTCCGTGTGTACTCAGGTGTAATTAATTCTGGTGATACAGTATTAAACTCAGTACGTCAAAAACGTGAACGTTTTGGTCGTATCGTACAGATGCACGCTAACAAACGTGAAGAAATCAAAGAAGTTCGTGCGGGCGATATCGCTGCAGCAATCGGCTTAAAAGATGTAACAACGGGTGATACATTATGTGCTATCGATGCACCAATCATCCTTGAGCGTATGGAATTCCCAGAGCCAGTAATCTCTGTAGCAGTAGAACCTAAAACTAAAGCTGACCAAGAAAAAATGGGTCTTGCATTAGGTCGTCTTGCTCAAGAAGACCCTTCATTCCGTGTACACACTGATGAAGAATCTGGTGAAACTATTATTTCTGGTATGGGTGAGTTACACTTAGATATCATCGTTGACCGTATGAAACGTGAGTTTAAAGTGGAAGCTAACATCGGTAAACCACAAGTATCTTACCGTGAAACTATCCGCACTCGTGTTAACGATGTGGAAGGTAAACACGCAAAACAATCTGGTGGTCGCGGTCAATATGGTCACGTTGTTATCGACTTATATCCATTAGATCCAGAAGGTCCTGGTTATGAATTTGTAAACGAAATCAAAGGTGGTGTAATCCCTGGTGAATACATTCCTGCGGTTGATAAAGGTATCCAAGAACAACTTAAATCTGGTCCGTTAGCGGGTTACCCAGTAGTAGATCTTGGTGTACGTTTACACTTCGGTTCATACCATGATGTTGACTCATCTGAATTAGCGTTTAAATTAGCCGCTTCTTTAGCATTTAAAGCAGCGTTTGCTAAAGCAAACCCAGTTCTACTTGAGCCAATCATGAAAGTTGAAGTAGAAACTCCACCTGAGTATGTTGGTGATGTAATCGGTGACTTAAGCCGTCGTCGTGCTATGGTTAACGGTCAAGAAGCGAACGAATTCGTTGTTAAAATCGATGCAGAAGTTCCACTTTCTGAGATGTTCGGTTATGCAACAGACTTACGTTCACAAACTCAAGGTCGTGCATCATACTCAATGGAACCGTTAAAATATGCTGAAGCGCCAACAAGTGTTGCTGCTGCAGTAATTGAAGCGCGTAAAAAATAA
- the rpsG gene encoding 30S ribosomal protein S7 — protein sequence MPRRRSVEPRKILPDPKFGSELLAKFINVLMVDGKKSVAETIVYGALDKLAERTGKEPLEAFEIALENVRPTVEVKSRRVGGSTYQVPVEVRPVRRNALGMRWIVEAARKRGDKSMALRLANELSDASDNKGAAVKKREDVHRMAEANKAFAHFRW from the coding sequence ATGCCACGTCGTCGTAGTGTTGAACCACGCAAGATTCTTCCAGATCCGAAGTTCGGTTCAGAGTTACTTGCAAAATTTATTAATGTATTAATGGTAGACGGTAAAAAATCCGTTGCTGAAACCATCGTTTACGGTGCGTTAGACAAACTTGCAGAACGCACAGGTAAAGAACCTTTAGAAGCATTTGAAATTGCACTTGAAAACGTTCGCCCAACTGTTGAGGTTAAATCTCGTCGTGTTGGTGGTTCTACTTACCAAGTGCCAGTTGAAGTACGTCCAGTTCGTCGTAACGCATTAGGTATGCGTTGGATCGTTGAAGCTGCACGTAAACGCGGTGATAAATCAATGGCTTTACGTCTTGCAAATGAATTATCTGATGCATCAGATAACAAAGGCGCAGCAGTGAAAAAACGTGAAGATGTTCACCGTATGGCTGAAGCTAACAAAGCATTTGCTCACTTCCGTTGGTAA
- the rpsL gene encoding 30S ribosomal protein S12, whose amino-acid sequence MATINQLVRKPRVKKVVKSNVPALEACPQKRGVCTRVYTTTPKKPNSALRKVCRIRLTNGFEVTSYIGGEGHNLQEHSVVLIRGGRVKDLPGVRYHTVRGALDCAGVKDRKQGRSKYGVKRPKA is encoded by the coding sequence ATGGCAACTATCAACCAGCTAGTACGCAAACCGCGTGTGAAAAAGGTTGTAAAAAGTAACGTTCCTGCATTAGAGGCTTGCCCGCAGAAACGTGGTGTGTGCACTCGTGTATACACAACTACACCTAAAAAACCGAACTCAGCATTACGTAAAGTATGTCGTATTCGTTTAACTAATGGCTTTGAAGTAACTTCTTACATCGGCGGCGAAGGTCACAACCTTCAAGAGCACAGTGTTGTGCTTATCCGTGGTGGTCGTGTTAAAGACTTACCAGGTGTGCGTTACCACACTGTACGCGGCGCATTAGACTGTGCAGGCGTTAAAGATCGTAAACAAGGTCGTTCTAAATACGGCGTTAAACGTCCTAAAGCTTAA
- a CDS encoding chloride channel protein, whose translation MLRSFIFHLRYFYHKKLRQTHRISHKTLEFVCLLIGAIFVALFSFGFAKLADIGLEFNAYWSAKYPLAVWIVLPLGLAFLTWFTAKYTPYVGGSGIPQVIASINLPYSGYKTKLVEFRQTIWKIPLTFLAMAMGASVGREGPSVQVGAAIMLAWGNFCRKYNFAFRGLSTNELIATGAAGGLAAAFNAPLAGVIFAIEELGRGVMLRWERRVLLGVLAAGFILVAIQGNSPYFPVYKGETSIPYLYLWLAICGVVCGVLGGIFGRLLAKGLSGLSPIKWRDWIRKHPIYIALLLGLVLAALGTYSEGQTYGTGYDVVTRALEGQLVSPEVGILKLFATVTTYWNGIAGGIFTPSLTTGAGIGTMLWEISNGMVDQRFLVILCMAAFLAGGTQSPVTASVVVMEMTGAQPVLIWLLISSIIASIISRQFSPKPFYHFAAGRFRQRMQEQQAEDLRRNEIQEK comes from the coding sequence ATGTTACGTTCATTCATTTTTCATTTACGTTATTTCTACCATAAAAAACTTCGACAAACGCATCGTATCTCTCATAAAACACTCGAATTCGTATGTTTACTGATTGGTGCGATATTTGTTGCTCTCTTTTCCTTTGGATTTGCCAAGCTAGCCGATATCGGACTTGAATTTAATGCCTATTGGTCTGCTAAATACCCTCTCGCCGTTTGGATCGTTTTACCGCTTGGTCTTGCTTTTCTCACCTGGTTTACCGCCAAATACACACCTTATGTTGGCGGTAGCGGCATTCCACAAGTGATTGCATCCATCAATCTTCCTTACAGTGGCTATAAAACAAAACTGGTTGAATTTCGTCAAACTATCTGGAAAATCCCTCTGACTTTCCTTGCTATGGCGATGGGGGCTTCGGTTGGACGTGAAGGGCCTTCCGTTCAAGTAGGTGCGGCTATCATGCTCGCTTGGGGAAATTTCTGTCGTAAATATAACTTTGCTTTCCGCGGCTTGAGTACAAATGAACTCATTGCCACCGGTGCGGCAGGAGGTCTTGCTGCCGCATTTAATGCGCCTTTGGCCGGTGTCATTTTTGCCATTGAAGAACTTGGTCGCGGCGTGATGTTACGCTGGGAAAGACGTGTATTACTCGGTGTATTAGCTGCCGGTTTTATTTTAGTAGCGATTCAAGGCAATAGCCCTTACTTTCCTGTTTATAAGGGCGAGACCTCTATTCCTTATTTATATCTTTGGCTTGCCATTTGTGGCGTCGTCTGCGGTGTATTGGGTGGTATATTTGGACGACTCCTTGCCAAAGGACTCTCGGGACTTTCTCCAATCAAATGGCGTGATTGGATCCGAAAACACCCTATTTATATTGCCTTATTACTTGGTTTAGTGTTGGCTGCTCTGGGCACCTACAGCGAAGGACAAACCTATGGAACAGGTTATGATGTTGTCACCAGAGCATTAGAAGGACAACTCGTGTCACCTGAAGTGGGGATACTAAAACTCTTCGCAACGGTTACGACTTATTGGAATGGCATCGCGGGCGGAATTTTTACGCCATCTCTCACTACAGGCGCGGGTATCGGCACCATGTTATGGGAAATCAGTAACGGCATGGTCGATCAACGTTTCTTGGTCATTTTATGTATGGCAGCCTTTTTAGCGGGCGGCACACAATCTCCTGTAACAGCCAGCGTAGTGGTAATGGAAATGACGGGGGCTCAACCTGTGCTGATTTGGCTCTTGATTTCCAGTATCATTGCCTCCATAATTTCGCGCCAATTTAGTCCGAAACCTTTTTACCACTTTGCGGCTGGACGTTTCCGTCAACGAATGCAGGAACAACAAGCAGAAGATCTGCGCCGTAACGAGATTCAAGAGAAATAA
- the dusA gene encoding tRNA dihydrouridine(20/20a) synthase DusA produces MSENQPHFYRGRFSVAPMLDWTTRHCRYFHRQFSKNALLYTEMVTAPAIIHAKYDHLDFDLQENPVALQLGGSDPAQLKHCAKLAEERGYHEINLNVGCPSDRVQNGMFGACLMAKEDLVAECIAEMQRVVNIPVTVKTRIGIDDLDSYEFLCDFIEKVHYAGCQEFIVHARKAWLSGLSPKENREIPPLDYDRVYQLKKDFPQLTIAINGGIKTIEEMKHHLQFVDGVMVGREAYQNPSLLGYVDQMLFDANADIVTPRQAVEAMFPYIEKQLSQGVYLNHIVRHMLGAFQNCKGARQWRRYLSENAFKQGAGIEVVETALSFVETN; encoded by the coding sequence ATGTCAGAAAACCAACCGCACTTTTATCGTGGACGCTTTTCCGTTGCGCCAATGTTAGATTGGACGACACGCCATTGTCGCTATTTTCATCGTCAATTTAGTAAAAATGCGTTGCTTTATACCGAAATGGTCACAGCACCCGCCATTATTCATGCGAAATACGATCATTTAGATTTTGATTTACAAGAAAATCCGGTTGCCCTACAGCTCGGGGGAAGCGATCCCGCACAGCTTAAACATTGTGCCAAATTAGCCGAAGAAAGAGGCTATCATGAAATTAATCTGAATGTCGGCTGCCCTTCCGATCGCGTGCAAAATGGTATGTTTGGTGCTTGTTTGATGGCAAAAGAGGATTTAGTAGCAGAATGTATTGCAGAAATGCAACGTGTCGTGAATATTCCTGTCACCGTGAAAACGCGTATTGGCATTGATGATTTGGATAGCTATGAATTTCTCTGCGACTTTATCGAAAAAGTCCATTATGCAGGCTGCCAAGAATTTATTGTTCATGCTCGAAAAGCTTGGCTTTCCGGATTAAGCCCAAAAGAGAATCGAGAGATTCCCCCTTTGGATTATGATCGTGTTTATCAATTAAAGAAAGATTTCCCACAGTTAACCATTGCAATTAATGGCGGCATTAAAACCATCGAAGAAATGAAACATCATTTGCAATTTGTGGATGGCGTGATGGTTGGGCGTGAGGCTTATCAAAACCCGTCGTTGTTGGGCTATGTTGATCAAATGCTTTTTGATGCTAATGCGGATATCGTCACACCAAGACAAGCGGTGGAAGCCATGTTCCCTTATATTGAAAAACAACTGAGCCAAGGTGTTTATTTAAATCATATCGTTCGACATATGCTTGGTGCATTCCAAAACTGCAAAGGGGCAAGACAATGGCGACGCTATTTAAGTGAAAATGCCTTTAAGCAAGGTGCAGGAATCGAAGTGGTCGAAACGGCATTAAGCTTTGTGGAAACCAATTAA
- the ribB gene encoding 3,4-dihydroxy-2-butanone-4-phosphate synthase, which translates to MNQSILSAFGATGEERIINALNAFKQGNGVLVLDDEDRENEGDLIFPAETITPEQMAKLIRYGSGIVCLCITDEQCKQLDLPPMVEHNNSVNKTAFTVTIEAAEGVSTGVSAQDRVTTIKAAIADHAKPTDLHRPGHVFPLRAAEGGVLARRGHTEASVDLARLSGFKPAGVICEITNDDGSMARAAEIIEFAKKFGYAVLTIEDLVAYRQKHQC; encoded by the coding sequence ATGAATCAGTCAATTTTATCTGCATTTGGTGCGACCGGCGAAGAACGGATAATTAACGCATTGAATGCATTCAAACAAGGTAATGGCGTATTAGTATTGGATGATGAAGATCGCGAAAATGAAGGCGATTTAATCTTCCCAGCAGAAACCATTACGCCAGAACAAATGGCAAAACTTATTCGTTATGGCAGTGGTATCGTATGTTTATGTATCACCGATGAACAATGCAAACAGCTTGATTTGCCACCAATGGTTGAGCATAACAATAGCGTGAATAAAACCGCGTTTACCGTGACGATTGAAGCGGCAGAAGGTGTGTCGACAGGTGTATCGGCGCAAGATCGTGTTACCACAATCAAAGCGGCAATTGCAGATCATGCAAAACCGACAGATCTTCACCGTCCAGGACATGTTTTCCCATTACGTGCCGCAGAAGGCGGTGTTTTGGCACGTCGTGGTCATACTGAAGCCTCAGTTGATTTAGCACGTTTAAGTGGTTTTAAACCGGCAGGTGTCATTTGTGAAATTACGAATGATGATGGCTCTATGGCTCGTGCTGCAGAAATTATCGAATTTGCGAAAAAATTTGGTTATGCGGTATTAACAATTGAAGATTTAGTGGCATATCGTCAAAAACATCAGTGCTAA
- the nadR gene encoding multifunctional transcriptional regulator/nicotinamide-nucleotide adenylyltransferase/ribosylnicotinamide kinase NadR — MSNKHDKKVGVIFGKFYPVHTGHINMIYEAFSKVDELHVIVCSDTERDLKLFYDSKMKRMPTVQDRLRWMQQIFKYQKNQIFIHHLIEDGIPSYPNGWQAWSDAVKNLFEEKQFTPTMVFSSEPQDKAPYEKYLGLEVSLVDPDRSFFNVSATKIRTTPFQYWKFIPKEVRPFFAKTIAILGGESSGKSVLVSKLAAVFNTTSAWEYGREYVFEKLGGDEQAMQYSDYPQMALGHQRYIDYAVRHAHKVAIIDTDFITTQAFCIQYEGKAHPFLDSMIKEYPFDVTILLKNNTKWVDDGLRSLGSQKQRQQFQQLLKKLLDKYKVPYIEIESPSYLDRYNQVKSVVEKVLNDEELEGLQHTKRTLTNEK, encoded by the coding sequence ATGTCGAACAAACACGATAAAAAAGTGGGTGTGATTTTTGGGAAATTCTACCCTGTTCACACTGGCCATATTAATATGATTTATGAAGCATTCAGTAAAGTGGATGAGCTTCACGTGATTGTCTGTAGCGATACTGAACGCGATTTAAAGCTGTTCTATGATAGTAAAATGAAACGCATGCCGACAGTACAAGATCGCCTTCGCTGGATGCAGCAAATCTTTAAATATCAAAAAAATCAAATTTTCATTCATCACTTAATTGAAGATGGCATTCCAAGTTACCCAAATGGCTGGCAAGCTTGGAGTGACGCGGTAAAAAATCTATTTGAAGAAAAACAATTTACCCCTACAATGGTATTTAGTAGTGAGCCACAAGACAAAGCGCCATACGAAAAATACTTAGGCCTCGAAGTTTCTTTAGTGGATCCTGACCGCTCTTTCTTTAATGTATCTGCGACGAAAATTCGTACTACACCTTTCCAATATTGGAAATTCATTCCTAAAGAAGTCCGTCCATTCTTTGCAAAAACCATTGCCATTTTGGGTGGGGAAAGCAGCGGTAAAAGTGTGTTAGTCAGCAAACTGGCTGCCGTATTTAATACTACTTCTGCATGGGAATATGGTCGGGAATATGTCTTCGAAAAATTAGGTGGCGATGAGCAAGCCATGCAATATTCTGACTATCCACAAATGGCACTAGGTCACCAACGCTATATTGATTATGCCGTACGTCACGCCCATAAAGTAGCGATTATTGATACCGATTTCATTACCACGCAGGCTTTTTGTATTCAATACGAAGGCAAAGCGCATCCGTTCCTCGATTCCATGATCAAAGAATACCCGTTTGATGTCACCATTTTATTGAAAAACAATACAAAATGGGTGGATGATGGCTTACGTAGTCTAGGCAGCCAAAAACAACGTCAACAATTCCAACAATTATTGAAGAAATTGTTAGATAAATACAAAGTGCCTTACATTGAAATTGAATCGCCAAGTTATTTAGACCGTTATAACCAAGTGAAATCTGTTGTAGAAAAAGTGTTAAATGATGAAGAACTTGAAGGTTTACAGCATACTAAACGCACATTGACCAACGAGAAATAA
- a CDS encoding metallophosphoesterase family protein, whose amino-acid sequence MILFAGDPHGSYEHLYPFVQENDNVALIILGDLQLSSPDELDNLAKYCDIWFIHGNHDSKTVAAFEAIWGTHWKSRNLHNRVVEIQGQRIAGLGGVFRGQIWMPPNKPMYFDPIHYCQYSPQEKIWRGGVPLRHRTSIFPSDIEAIENEQADILICHEAPKPHPMGFRVINQLAEKLGVRHVFHGHHHDNVEYKTNFPYKITNVGFRSVTDIHGNYLLKTIDDREK is encoded by the coding sequence ATGATTTTATTCGCAGGCGATCCGCACGGAAGTTATGAACATCTTTATCCTTTCGTGCAAGAAAACGACAACGTTGCCCTGATTATTTTAGGCGACTTGCAGCTTTCTTCGCCTGATGAATTAGATAACCTCGCAAAATATTGTGATATTTGGTTTATTCACGGCAACCACGATAGCAAAACCGTTGCCGCATTTGAGGCGATTTGGGGTACACATTGGAAATCGCGCAATTTGCATAATCGTGTTGTTGAAATCCAAGGTCAACGTATTGCTGGCTTAGGTGGCGTATTCCGAGGACAAATCTGGATGCCACCCAATAAACCAATGTATTTTGACCCTATCCACTATTGCCAATATAGCCCGCAAGAAAAAATTTGGCGTGGCGGTGTACCATTACGTCATCGCACGTCTATTTTCCCTTCTGATATCGAAGCCATTGAAAACGAGCAAGCCGATATTCTAATTTGCCATGAAGCACCTAAACCCCATCCAATGGGATTTCGTGTGATTAATCAACTCGCAGAAAAATTAGGGGTAAGACACGTTTTCCATGGCCATCACCACGATAACGTCGAATACAAGACAAATTTTCCTTATAAAATCACGAATGTCGGTTTTAGAAGTGTCACAGACATACACGGAAATTATTTGTTAAAAACTATTGATGATCGAGAAAAATAA